A genome region from Myxococcales bacterium includes the following:
- the trxA gene encoding thioredoxin, whose translation MASTNVKTITDQNFSDEVLKSELPTLIDFWAVWCGPCKQIAPTIDALADEYKGKLQVGKVDVDREQVTAQQLRVTSIPALFLFKGGKVVWSFAGAAPRTKIEAEIKKHL comes from the coding sequence ATGGCCAGCACCAACGTCAAGACCATCACCGATCAGAACTTCAGCGACGAGGTGCTCAAGTCAGAGCTGCCGACCTTGATCGACTTCTGGGCCGTCTGGTGCGGCCCCTGCAAGCAGATCGCGCCGACGATCGACGCGCTGGCCGACGAGTACAAGGGCAAGCTGCAGGTGGGCAAGGTCGACGTCGACCGCGAGCAGGTCACCGCGCAGCAGCTCCGCGTGACCTCGATCCCGGCGCTGTTCCTGTTCAAGGGCGGCAAGGTGGTGTGGTCGTTCGCGGGCGCCGCGCCGCGCACCAAGATCGAGGCCGAGATCAAGAAGCACCTGTAG
- a CDS encoding sigma-70 family RNA polymerase sigma factor, with amino-acid sequence MMPATRLDPAPAEPVSGLTVAGLYDQHAAMVFRSLRALGVPDASLDDAVQDVFLVVHRRLADFEGRSAVTTWLYGIARRVAADHRRKRPLGTGPMAILPELADRGPAPDQSLARRQAARIVMEILDAMDPDKREVFALMELEQLSAPTVAELIGVPLNTVYSRLRLARARFEQALARLAAVGVREVTP; translated from the coding sequence ATGATGCCCGCCACCCGGCTCGACCCCGCGCCCGCGGAGCCTGTGAGCGGGCTGACGGTCGCCGGCCTGTACGACCAGCACGCGGCGATGGTGTTCCGGTCGCTGCGGGCGCTGGGCGTGCCCGACGCCAGCCTCGACGACGCGGTCCAGGACGTGTTCCTGGTGGTGCACCGACGCCTGGCCGACTTCGAGGGCCGCTCGGCGGTGACCACCTGGCTCTACGGCATCGCCCGGCGGGTCGCCGCCGACCACCGCCGCAAGCGCCCCCTGGGCACCGGGCCGATGGCGATCCTGCCCGAGCTGGCCGACCGCGGGCCGGCGCCCGATCAGTCCCTGGCGCGGCGGCAGGCCGCGCGCATCGTGATGGAGATCCTCGACGCGATGGACCCTGACAAGCGCGAGGTGTTCGCGCTGATGGAGCTGGAGCAGCTCAGCGCCCCGACGGTGGCCGAGCTGATCGGCGTGCCGCTCAACACGGTGTACTCGCGCCTGCGCCTGGCGCGGGCCCGGTTCGAGCAAGCGCTGGCGCGGCTGGCCGCGGTCGGCGTGCGGGAGGTGACGCCATGA
- the mrdA gene encoding penicillin-binding protein 2: protein MLMQDSGSGGLALPTLGRRLRWVMLAMLIAFGGLVGRLWQLQVMRGDRYRERTVSNVVHERYLPSIRGRILDREGVPLADNRAAFNLYATTKAFTPALRGTLRRLIGLSDEELEKIDARITTARKRKVREPVLLLEDIARDRAARVDQERFRLPELEVRSEPYRHYPQGALAAHLVGYMTQMTAEEAQQLGSQGYSSDELIGRYGLETVWENYLRGKKGKERYAVDARGRRLDEATADGLIAGDRVTEPVAGYSLVLTLDAELQRIAERAVAPFPAAAVAVVEVDTGKILAVVSKPSFDPNVMTGHLTRAEAKFLDDDPRKPFIDKALRVPYPPGSTFKFITTIAALEDGQGREDEPIVCKGSYQVTGDRNPFGCTASHGRLELVGAIQHSCNVYFWSLAERVGLDRIAEVANQYGFGSRTGLGLNGDAPGRVPTRAWYEQRGRFMVGYTINGATGQGDVEVTVMQLAMAYAALANGGTLFVPQVVDRVVRADGATVIQYQPQVKNKVPTPPEILDIWKRGTWKVVNEPGGTAYKHATSDIIAIAGKTGTAQVQAKKAKKDQRQIRGWSPGGDHAWFAGVAPAETPEVAIVVLIEHGGPGGKVAGPVAKTILEGWATHVRGRHQAAVSGPLADGAVLGRLHQLSATWQLGTHGGGLLAEPDDRPLAEPVREPEHEE, encoded by the coding sequence GTGCTGATGCAGGACAGCGGCTCGGGCGGCCTGGCGCTGCCGACCCTGGGCCGGCGGCTGCGCTGGGTCATGCTGGCGATGCTGATCGCGTTCGGCGGCCTGGTCGGGCGGCTGTGGCAGCTCCAGGTCATGCGCGGCGATCGCTACCGCGAGCGCACGGTCTCGAACGTCGTCCACGAGCGCTACCTGCCGTCGATCCGGGGCCGCATCCTCGACCGCGAGGGCGTGCCGCTCGCCGACAACCGCGCCGCGTTCAACCTCTACGCCACGACCAAGGCGTTCACGCCGGCGCTGCGCGGCACGCTCCGCCGGCTGATCGGCCTGTCCGACGAGGAGCTCGAGAAGATCGACGCGCGGATCACGACCGCGCGCAAGCGCAAGGTGCGCGAGCCGGTGCTGCTGCTCGAGGACATCGCCCGCGATCGCGCGGCCCGGGTCGATCAGGAGCGGTTCCGCCTGCCCGAGCTCGAGGTCCGCAGCGAGCCGTACCGCCACTATCCCCAGGGCGCGCTCGCGGCCCACCTGGTCGGCTACATGACCCAGATGACCGCCGAGGAGGCCCAGCAGCTCGGCTCGCAGGGCTACAGCTCCGACGAGCTGATCGGCCGCTACGGGCTCGAGACCGTGTGGGAGAACTACCTGCGCGGCAAGAAGGGCAAGGAGCGCTACGCGGTCGACGCGCGCGGGCGGCGGCTCGACGAGGCCACCGCCGACGGCCTGATCGCCGGCGATCGCGTGACCGAGCCGGTGGCCGGCTACAGCCTCGTGCTCACGCTCGACGCCGAGCTCCAGCGCATCGCCGAGCGCGCGGTCGCGCCGTTCCCGGCGGCGGCGGTGGCGGTGGTCGAGGTCGACACCGGCAAGATCCTGGCGGTCGTGAGCAAGCCGTCGTTCGACCCCAACGTCATGACCGGGCACCTGACCCGGGCCGAGGCCAAGTTCCTCGACGACGATCCCCGGAAGCCGTTCATCGACAAGGCGCTGCGGGTGCCGTACCCGCCGGGCTCGACGTTCAAGTTCATCACGACGATCGCCGCGCTCGAGGACGGCCAGGGCCGCGAGGACGAGCCGATCGTCTGCAAGGGCAGCTACCAGGTGACCGGCGATCGCAACCCGTTCGGGTGCACCGCGTCGCACGGCCGGCTCGAGCTGGTCGGCGCCATCCAGCACTCGTGCAACGTCTACTTCTGGTCGCTGGCCGAGCGGGTCGGGCTCGATCGGATCGCCGAGGTCGCGAACCAGTACGGGTTCGGCTCGCGCACCGGCCTGGGCCTCAACGGCGACGCGCCCGGCCGGGTGCCGACCCGGGCCTGGTACGAGCAGCGCGGGCGCTTCATGGTCGGCTACACGATCAACGGCGCGACCGGGCAGGGCGACGTCGAGGTCACGGTGATGCAGCTGGCGATGGCCTACGCCGCGCTCGCCAACGGCGGGACGCTGTTCGTGCCGCAGGTGGTCGACCGCGTGGTCCGGGCCGACGGCGCCACGGTGATCCAGTACCAGCCGCAGGTGAAGAACAAGGTCCCGACCCCGCCGGAGATCCTCGACATCTGGAAGCGGGGCACCTGGAAGGTCGTCAACGAGCCCGGCGGCACCGCGTACAAGCACGCCACCAGCGACATCATCGCGATCGCCGGCAAGACCGGCACCGCCCAGGTCCAGGCCAAGAAGGCCAAGAAGGACCAGCGCCAGATCCGCGGCTGGTCGCCCGGCGGCGATCACGCCTGGTTCGCTGGGGTGGCGCCGGCCGAGACGCCCGAGGTCGCGATCGTCGTGCTGATCGAGCACGGCGGGCCCGGCGGCAAGGTCGCCGGCCCGGTCGCCAAGACGATCCTCGAGGGCTGGGCCACGCACGTGCGCGGTCGCCACCAGGCCGCCGTCAGCGGCCCGCTCGCCGACGGCGCCGTCCTCGGGCGCCTGCACCAGCTCTCGGCGACCTGGCAGCTCGGCACCCACGGCGGCGGCCTCCTGGCCGAGCCCGACGATCGCCCGCTCGCCGAGCCGGTGCGCGAGCCGGAGCACGAGGAATGA
- a CDS encoding TIGR04552 family protein, translating into MVHTVLPRVARPPCLDELDLADLETVRLLLRGDSVVDWHRLNFSDHAAVDRFLRLCELDPTNEAELDRLEDVRGDAVDYLTRVYQLPLPDEIADDVPARDLFLIASRSGPHQRAACVVLKVMHIIYHLAGRQALLRLAISDDAIFREIELKVLRVVEELRAAGCAVAEFEWSRKPRDSQITKLMAKRSTLAASIYDKLRFRLIVPTEADLVPTLATLTRQLIPFNYIVPGESVNQLVDLGGLLEREPHLRDLAPRMQPQEGPVGRLPSTNEFSGPEYRIINFVADLPLRLGRLVPVTELAPDESHVVFVLTEFQIADKATALANDTGACSHEAYKARQHERVRERLMRDENNPLPPD; encoded by the coding sequence GTGGTCCACACCGTGCTTCCGCGCGTGGCCCGGCCGCCGTGCCTCGACGAGCTCGACCTCGCCGATCTCGAGACGGTCCGGCTGCTGCTGCGCGGCGACTCGGTGGTCGACTGGCACCGGCTCAACTTCTCCGACCACGCCGCGGTCGATCGGTTCCTGCGCCTGTGCGAGCTCGACCCGACCAACGAGGCCGAGCTCGATCGGCTCGAGGACGTCCGCGGCGACGCCGTCGACTACCTGACCCGGGTCTACCAGCTGCCGCTGCCCGACGAGATCGCCGACGACGTGCCCGCGCGCGATCTGTTCCTGATCGCGTCGCGGTCCGGCCCGCACCAGCGGGCCGCCTGCGTCGTGCTCAAGGTGATGCACATCATCTACCACCTGGCCGGGCGCCAGGCCCTGCTGCGCCTGGCGATCTCCGACGACGCGATCTTCCGCGAGATCGAGCTGAAGGTGCTGCGCGTGGTCGAGGAGCTGCGCGCCGCCGGGTGCGCGGTCGCCGAGTTCGAGTGGAGCCGCAAGCCGCGCGACTCGCAGATCACCAAGCTCATGGCCAAGCGCTCGACGCTGGCCGCGAGCATCTACGACAAGCTGCGGTTCCGGCTGATCGTCCCGACCGAGGCCGATCTGGTGCCGACCCTGGCCACGCTCACGCGCCAGCTGATCCCGTTCAACTACATCGTGCCGGGCGAGTCGGTGAACCAGCTCGTCGATCTGGGCGGCCTGCTCGAGCGCGAGCCGCACCTGCGCGACCTGGCGCCGCGCATGCAGCCCCAGGAGGGGCCGGTCGGGCGCCTGCCCAGCACCAACGAGTTCTCGGGGCCCGAGTACCGCATCATCAACTTCGTCGCCGACCTGCCGCTGCGCCTGGGCCGGTTGGTGCCGGTGACCGAGCTGGCGCCCGACGAGAGCCACGTGGTGTTCGTGCTCACCGAGTTCCAGATCGCCGACAAGGCGACGGCGCTGGCCAACGACACCGGCGCGTGCAGCCACGAGGCCTACAAGGCCCGCCAGCACGAGCGGGTCCGCGAGCGCCTGATGCGCGACGAGAACAACCCGCTGCCGCCGGACTGA
- a CDS encoding rod shape-determining protein MreC: MAQTLRRRLIDWGLAALFLLIPALVLRASLRRPSELGAVDQAVLRVSAPLQSGVAWMVRRIGSVWHGYVALVGVEDENRELRAENERLRRELSTMTRKAFDLEALEELALLRKQIPADTIGARVVATALSPAFRVVRLRIDRGEGEVEPGMPVITSEGLAGKILTVYGRHADVLLLTDTRMGVPIVVKRTGGLGQLHGVGASDRYACKIDWLDRGSSPDDVVNAQGRRRDLHLGLALARRQRLPGRHPGRARRQGLDQGLLGVPGGRGDAGGVVLAAAHGAGAAGAAAAAGPDRGQGQAQRAGVRRAAAVTPRRHAATPRRRDAATP, translated from the coding sequence GTGGCCCAGACCCTGCGCCGGCGCCTGATCGACTGGGGCCTCGCTGCGCTGTTCCTGCTGATCCCGGCGCTGGTGCTGCGCGCCAGCCTGCGGCGCCCGAGCGAGCTCGGCGCGGTCGATCAGGCGGTGCTGCGGGTGTCGGCGCCGCTGCAGTCGGGGGTCGCGTGGATGGTGCGGCGGATCGGCTCGGTCTGGCACGGCTACGTGGCGCTGGTCGGCGTCGAGGACGAGAACCGCGAGCTCCGGGCCGAGAACGAGCGGCTGCGGCGCGAGCTGTCGACGATGACCCGCAAGGCGTTCGATCTGGAGGCGCTCGAGGAGCTGGCGCTCCTGCGCAAGCAGATCCCGGCCGACACGATCGGCGCGCGCGTGGTCGCGACCGCGCTGTCGCCGGCGTTCCGGGTGGTGCGGCTGCGGATCGACCGGGGCGAGGGCGAGGTCGAGCCCGGCATGCCGGTGATCACGTCCGAGGGCCTGGCCGGCAAGATCCTCACGGTCTACGGCCGCCACGCCGACGTGCTCCTCTTGACCGACACCCGGATGGGCGTGCCGATCGTCGTCAAGCGCACCGGCGGCCTGGGCCAGCTCCACGGCGTCGGCGCCAGCGATCGCTACGCGTGCAAGATCGACTGGCTCGATCGCGGCAGCTCGCCCGATGACGTGGTCAATGCTCAAGGTCGGCGACGAGATCTACACCTCGGGCTCGCACTCGCTCGACGGCAGCGACTTCCCGGCCGGCATCCTGGTCGGGCGCGTCGCCAAGGTCTCGACCAAGGACTACTCGGTGTTCCAGGAGGTCGAGGTGACGCCGGCGGTGTCGTTCTCGCGGCTGCGCACGGTGCTGGTGCTGCTGGCGCCGCCGCCGCCGCCGGACCCGACCGCGGGCAAGGACAAGCGCAGCGAGCCGGCGTTCGGCGTGCGGCCGCTGTGACGCCACGCCGCCACGCCGCGACGCCGCGACGCCGCGACGCCGCGACGCCATGA
- a CDS encoding hemolysin III family protein has translation MPEIDAPRLRGVLHQIAFFVAGAAGIALVVSSGWQWSLVVYAASLALMLGTSAAYHRGSWSARARRWWQRADHAAIFVFIAGSYTPLCALALPPWPGHALLAAVWGGAALGVARALAWPSAPRWVVASLYVVLGWVMIVALPAVVHATGVPVLAVILAGGALYTVGAAIYAAGWPDPWPRTFGYHEVFHALTIAAAIAHFGAVVVLARP, from the coding sequence ATGCCCGAGATCGATGCGCCGCGCCTGCGCGGGGTGCTCCACCAGATCGCGTTCTTCGTCGCCGGTGCGGCCGGCATCGCGCTGGTCGTGAGCTCGGGCTGGCAGTGGTCGCTCGTCGTCTACGCCGCCAGCCTGGCGCTGATGCTCGGCACCAGCGCCGCGTACCATCGCGGCAGCTGGAGCGCGCGCGCCCGGCGCTGGTGGCAGCGCGCCGATCACGCGGCGATCTTCGTGTTCATCGCCGGCAGCTACACGCCGCTGTGCGCGCTGGCGCTGCCGCCGTGGCCGGGGCACGCGCTGCTCGCGGCGGTCTGGGGCGGCGCCGCGCTCGGCGTGGCCCGCGCGCTGGCCTGGCCGTCGGCGCCGCGCTGGGTCGTGGCGTCTCTGTACGTGGTCCTGGGCTGGGTGATGATCGTCGCGCTGCCGGCCGTGGTCCACGCGACCGGCGTGCCGGTGCTGGCGGTGATCCTCGCCGGCGGCGCGCTCTACACCGTCGGCGCCGCCATCTACGCCGCCGGCTGGCCCGATCCGTGGCCGCGCACGTTCGGCTACCACGAGGTGTTCCACGCGCTGACGATCGCCGCGGCCATCGCGCACTTCGGCGCGGTCGTCGTGCTGGCGCGACCGTGA
- the rodA gene encoding rod shape-determining protein RodA, producing the protein MSRWRGSRGVGIELPRAQIGMSRWRRFRAAVDWPLVAIVMIIAALGLLNLYSAVNGTRHAGKFDQQLRWMFVGAIGFAVATAIDYRALLRVAWIAFGLAVVALIVVDVAGSNAKGSERWITIGTLGGQPSELAKLAVILVLARLVADGTGTKPHWMSLLPKLALLCAPVLLIAIQPDLGTATLTTLIMLSVGFLVLRDLWPMVYTLFGMFLAVPVLWESMHQYQKDRVLAFLDPTADSTGSGWHTLQSIFAVGSGKLLGKGFMSGTQNQFDFLPEHWTDFPFSVWAEEWGFVGAVVMLAMFAFLIVWLLNIALRARDAAGATICLGVAAMTFWHVVVNVAMVLGMAPVVGVTLPFISYGGSSLLTFFIGMGLCASVSLRRHGY; encoded by the coding sequence ATGAGCCGCTGGCGCGGATCGCGCGGGGTCGGCATCGAGCTGCCGCGCGCGCAGATCGGGATGTCGCGCTGGCGCCGGTTCCGGGCCGCGGTCGACTGGCCGCTGGTCGCGATCGTCATGATCATCGCGGCGCTCGGCCTGCTCAACCTGTACAGCGCGGTCAACGGCACCCGCCACGCCGGCAAGTTCGATCAGCAGCTGCGGTGGATGTTCGTCGGCGCGATCGGCTTCGCGGTCGCGACCGCGATCGACTACCGCGCGCTCTTGCGGGTCGCGTGGATCGCCTTCGGCCTGGCGGTGGTGGCGCTGATCGTCGTCGACGTCGCCGGCTCGAACGCCAAGGGCAGCGAGCGCTGGATCACGATCGGCACGCTCGGCGGCCAGCCGTCCGAGCTGGCCAAGCTGGCGGTGATCCTGGTGCTGGCGCGGCTGGTCGCCGACGGCACCGGCACCAAGCCCCACTGGATGAGCCTCTTGCCCAAGCTGGCGCTCTTGTGCGCGCCGGTGCTCCTGATCGCGATCCAGCCCGACCTCGGCACCGCGACCCTGACGACGCTGATCATGCTGTCGGTCGGGTTCCTGGTCCTGCGCGACCTGTGGCCGATGGTCTACACGCTGTTCGGGATGTTCCTGGCGGTGCCGGTCCTGTGGGAGTCGATGCACCAGTACCAGAAGGATCGCGTGCTGGCGTTCCTCGACCCGACCGCCGACTCGACCGGCTCGGGCTGGCACACGCTCCAGTCGATCTTCGCGGTCGGCTCGGGGAAGCTGCTCGGCAAGGGCTTCATGTCGGGCACCCAGAACCAGTTCGACTTCCTGCCGGAGCACTGGACCGACTTCCCGTTCTCGGTCTGGGCCGAGGAGTGGGGCTTCGTCGGCGCCGTCGTCATGCTGGCGATGTTCGCGTTCCTGATCGTGTGGCTGCTCAACATCGCGCTGCGCGCGCGCGACGCGGCCGGCGCGACGATCTGCCTGGGCGTCGCCGCGATGACCTTCTGGCACGTCGTCGTCAACGTCGCGATGGTGCTCGGCATGGCGCCGGTGGTCGGCGTGACCTTGCCGTTCATCAGCTACGGCGGCAGCTCGCTGCTCACGTTCTTCATCGGCATGGGCCTGTGCGCGAGCGTGTCGCTGCGCCGCCACGGCTACTGA
- the ccsA gene encoding cytochrome c biogenesis protein CcsA has product MPDTRLLSVTPSPAFWLAAALYTVAAVGLLAGFLRARPHWSRQARRVAIAAFVAHGVDIGWRGVLSVHPAASVREALGFLAWIIAGGYLATSIKRQIDLAGAVLVPMVGAVLIAARLSPAGTPQADLTLLGRIHISLATVGVALFALAAAIAFIYLLEERNLKRKRFDAASWKAPVESLAGLDAMAQRLVAAGFPLFTAAMVLGMIWTSQRGGGMGRPEYAAASITWLCYAGLLGGRLGLGWRGRRAAWVTVAGFVAALGVLAIYFVRRAVGS; this is encoded by the coding sequence GTGCCCGACACCCGGCTCTTGTCGGTGACGCCGTCGCCCGCGTTCTGGCTGGCGGCGGCCCTCTACACCGTGGCGGCGGTCGGCCTGCTGGCCGGGTTCCTGCGCGCGCGCCCGCACTGGTCGCGCCAGGCCCGGCGGGTCGCGATCGCGGCGTTCGTCGCGCACGGCGTCGACATCGGCTGGCGCGGCGTGCTGAGCGTGCACCCGGCGGCGTCGGTGCGCGAGGCGCTGGGCTTCCTGGCGTGGATCATCGCCGGCGGCTACCTGGCGACCTCGATCAAGCGCCAGATCGACCTGGCCGGCGCGGTGCTGGTGCCGATGGTGGGCGCGGTGCTGATCGCGGCGCGGCTGTCGCCGGCCGGCACGCCCCAGGCAGATCTCACGCTGCTCGGGCGCATCCACATCTCGCTCGCCACCGTCGGGGTCGCGCTGTTCGCGCTCGCGGCCGCGATCGCGTTCATCTACCTGCTCGAGGAGCGCAACCTCAAGCGCAAGCGCTTCGACGCGGCGTCGTGGAAGGCGCCGGTCGAGTCGCTGGCCGGCCTCGACGCGATGGCCCAGCGCCTGGTCGCCGCGGGCTTCCCGCTGTTCACCGCCGCGATGGTGCTGGGCATGATCTGGACCTCGCAGCGCGGCGGCGGCATGGGCCGGCCCGAGTACGCCGCCGCGTCGATCACGTGGCTGTGCTACGCGGGCCTGCTCGGCGGGCGCCTCGGGCTCGGCTGGCGCGGGCGCCGCGCCGCCTGGGTCACGGTGGCCGGGTTCGTCGCGGCGCTGGGCGTGCTGGCGATCTACTTCGTGCGCCGCGCGGTGGGGTCGTGA
- a CDS encoding MFS transporter yields MDDNRAALGHGGRVSLLRQHAGFRRLWAAGAVSLCGDWLSFVAVSTLALTGGGGAMALAIVFAAHALPGALLAPVAGTLVDRFDRRGVLIAADVLAALATAGMAAAAAVGWLAAIQGLLLVRSAITSAVPPAESAAVRRLVGPDQLTAANAILAATWSTAYVAGMALGGAAAMLGPTLALVLDALSFAVAASIHATLPRLPVARAPSRLWPAILAAPRDTVLALRVAAANRPLLAAVLGKSPLAFAAGAAWISLNLIAVDAHPFGAAALSFGLLQAIRGAGTGIGPAVAARLVARGASAFVLQHAAVALMLVAVAGLTVARSPLALAVVALTWGLGTGTNWVMAHTAMQRHASDLEIGRLAAFDELVVTLAMVASAFIGAVVVEEAGVAAAAAVAVALGVVGAAAVAVTVGAVTARRQAA; encoded by the coding sequence ATGGATGACAACCGAGCGGCGCTCGGGCACGGTGGCCGCGTGTCGCTCCTGCGCCAGCACGCCGGGTTCCGCCGCCTCTGGGCGGCCGGCGCCGTGTCGCTGTGCGGCGACTGGCTGTCGTTCGTCGCGGTCAGCACGCTGGCGCTGACCGGCGGCGGCGGCGCGATGGCCCTGGCGATCGTGTTCGCGGCCCACGCGCTGCCCGGCGCGCTGCTGGCGCCGGTGGCCGGGACGCTGGTCGATCGCTTCGATCGTCGCGGCGTGCTGATCGCCGCCGACGTGCTCGCGGCCCTGGCGACCGCGGGCATGGCGGCCGCGGCCGCGGTCGGGTGGCTCGCGGCGATCCAGGGGCTCCTGCTGGTGCGCAGCGCGATCACCTCGGCGGTGCCGCCGGCCGAGTCGGCCGCGGTCCGGCGCCTGGTCGGCCCTGATCAGCTCACCGCCGCCAACGCGATCCTGGCCGCGACCTGGAGCACCGCCTACGTCGCCGGCATGGCGCTCGGCGGCGCCGCCGCGATGCTGGGCCCGACCCTGGCGCTGGTCCTCGACGCGCTGTCGTTCGCGGTGGCCGCGTCGATCCACGCGACCCTGCCCCGCCTGCCGGTCGCGCGCGCGCCCAGCCGGCTGTGGCCGGCGATCCTCGCGGCGCCGCGCGACACGGTGCTCGCGCTGCGCGTCGCCGCCGCCAACCGGCCGCTGCTGGCGGCGGTGCTGGGCAAGAGCCCGCTCGCCTTCGCCGCCGGCGCGGCGTGGATCAGCCTCAACCTGATCGCCGTCGACGCCCACCCGTTCGGCGCCGCCGCGCTGTCGTTCGGGCTGCTGCAGGCGATCCGCGGCGCCGGCACCGGCATCGGCCCGGCCGTGGCCGCGCGCCTGGTCGCGCGCGGCGCCTCGGCGTTCGTGCTGCAGCACGCGGCGGTCGCGCTGATGCTGGTCGCGGTCGCCGGGCTGACGGTGGCGCGGTCGCCGCTGGCGCTGGCCGTGGTCGCGCTGACCTGGGGCCTGGGCACCGGCACCAACTGGGTCATGGCCCACACCGCGATGCAGCGCCACGCCAGCGATCTCGAGATCGGTCGGCTGGCGGCGTTCGACGAGCTGGTCGTGACGCTCGCGATGGTCGCCAGCGCCTTCATCGGCGCGGTCGTCGTCGAGGAGGCCGGCGTCGCGGCGGCCGCGGCGGTCGCGGTGGCGCTGGGCGTCGTCGGCGCGGCCGCGGTCGCGGTCACCGTCGGCGCGGTCACCGCCCGGCGCCAGGCGGCGTGA
- a CDS encoding glutamyl-tRNA reductase, producing the protein MTPAELFVVGLSWRTAPVAVREHLAFAEDELVHVLADVRGAAGVAEAMVLSTCNRVEVYGAAAPGEGARALVEVRRALVARRAPVPPEVDGALYGHVGPTAIEHVFRVAAALDSLVVGEAQILGQLKEAHARAAAAGAVGPLVGRCLERAWSAAKRVRTETAIARGAANVSTVAVELAARVFGDLAGKRVLVVGAGKMSTLAARHLRAAGVSELVVTNRSPERATALAAALGAVARPWEQLSELLATADVVVSSTGARQPVLTKALMKKVTKDRRWRPMVIVDIAVPRDAEPAVGDLDGVYLFDIDDLERVVAANLAERGKAAAAAGRIVDGEVAQFHAWLRAQKVVPTIRALRDHFGQIGATEADKVCALLAKKDLGPAERDAAVRRAIDLVIAKLLHHPQVALKDDDGDALARAVRRLFPIESVAPTGAAVADEHPAAEGGVVITRPAIVR; encoded by the coding sequence GTGACCCCGGCCGAGCTGTTCGTCGTCGGGCTGTCGTGGCGGACCGCGCCGGTCGCGGTGCGCGAGCACCTGGCGTTCGCCGAGGACGAGCTCGTGCACGTGCTGGCCGACGTGCGCGGCGCCGCCGGCGTGGCCGAGGCCATGGTGCTGTCGACCTGCAACCGGGTCGAGGTCTACGGCGCGGCGGCGCCGGGCGAGGGCGCGCGGGCGCTGGTCGAGGTCCGGCGCGCGCTGGTGGCGCGGCGGGCGCCGGTGCCGCCCGAGGTCGACGGCGCGCTCTACGGGCACGTCGGGCCGACCGCGATCGAGCACGTGTTCCGGGTCGCGGCCGCGCTCGACTCGCTGGTCGTCGGCGAGGCCCAGATCCTGGGCCAGCTCAAGGAGGCCCACGCCCGCGCGGCCGCGGCCGGCGCGGTCGGCCCGCTGGTCGGGCGCTGCCTCGAGCGGGCGTGGAGCGCGGCCAAGCGCGTGCGCACCGAGACCGCGATCGCGCGCGGCGCCGCCAACGTGTCGACCGTCGCGGTCGAGCTGGCCGCGCGCGTGTTCGGCGATCTGGCCGGCAAGCGCGTGCTCGTGGTCGGCGCCGGCAAGATGTCGACGCTCGCGGCCCGGCACCTGCGCGCGGCCGGGGTGTCGGAGCTGGTGGTCACCAACCGCTCGCCCGAGCGCGCGACCGCGCTCGCCGCCGCGCTGGGCGCGGTGGCCCGGCCCTGGGAGCAGCTGTCCGAGCTGCTCGCGACCGCCGACGTGGTGGTCAGCTCGACCGGCGCGCGCCAGCCGGTGCTGACCAAGGCCTTGATGAAGAAGGTCACCAAGGACCGGCGCTGGCGGCCGATGGTGATCGTCGACATCGCGGTGCCGCGCGACGCCGAGCCGGCGGTCGGCGATCTCGACGGCGTCTACCTGTTCGACATCGACGACCTCGAGCGCGTGGTCGCCGCCAACCTGGCCGAGCGCGGCAAGGCCGCGGCCGCCGCCGGCCGGATCGTCGACGGCGAGGTCGCGCAGTTCCACGCGTGGCTGCGCGCGCAGAAGGTCGTGCCGACGATCCGCGCGCTGCGCGATCACTTCGGCCAGATCGGCGCGACCGAGGCCGACAAGGTGTGCGCGCTCCTGGCCAAGAAGGACCTGGGCCCGGCCGAGCGCGACGCCGCGGTCCGCCGCGCGATCGATCTGGTCATCGCCAAGCTGCTCCACCATCCCCAGGTCGCGCTCAAGGACGACGACGGCGACGCCCTGGCCCGGGCGGTGCGGCGCCTGTTCCCGATCGAGTCCGTCGCCCCGACCGGCGCGGCGGTGGCCGACGAGCACCCGGCGGCCGAGGGCGGCGTGGTGATCACCCGGCCCGCGATCGTGCGCTGA